One window of Halalkalicoccus subterraneus genomic DNA carries:
- a CDS encoding TorD/DmsD family molecular chaperone, which produces MSDEEIYAARLELVDFLIEALWDAPSEEFVGTLLSGEIRTPESVDEDLDTGFEELRTFVEENEGRDVAAVQRELNREYTRVFVGPRPPVMAHESYYREDMDFLGTGKAEVEASYGAAGWTPSEDYPEEGDFVAVELAFLRHLIERQRRGAEEAFGYERVFVEEHMTHWIDDCADDIIEYADGAFYEAVGHLLAGVVEFEAELAGQMA; this is translated from the coding sequence ATGAGCGACGAGGAGATCTACGCCGCCCGACTCGAACTGGTCGACTTCCTGATCGAGGCGCTGTGGGACGCGCCGAGCGAGGAGTTCGTCGGAACCCTGCTGTCGGGCGAGATCCGAACCCCCGAGAGCGTCGACGAGGACCTCGATACGGGCTTCGAGGAGCTGCGGACCTTCGTCGAGGAAAACGAGGGGCGCGACGTAGCGGCGGTCCAGCGGGAGTTGAACCGCGAGTACACCCGCGTGTTCGTTGGCCCCCGACCCCCGGTGATGGCCCACGAGAGCTACTACCGCGAGGACATGGACTTCTTGGGGACTGGCAAGGCCGAGGTCGAGGCGAGTTACGGCGCCGCGGGCTGGACCCCATCCGAGGACTACCCCGAGGAGGGCGACTTCGTCGCCGTCGAACTCGCCTTTCTCAGACATTTAATCGAGCGCCAGCGCAGGGGCGCCGAGGAGGCGTTCGGCTACGAGCGGGTCTTCGTCGAGGAACACATGACCCACTGGATCGACGACTGCGCGGACGACATCATCGAGTACGCCGACGGCGCGTTCTACGAGGCGGTCGGTCACCTCCTCGCGGG